Proteins encoded together in one Tripterygium wilfordii isolate XIE 37 chromosome 14, ASM1340144v1, whole genome shotgun sequence window:
- the LOC120014600 gene encoding uncharacterized protein LOC120014600 isoform X2 yields the protein MDERMRSGDPPGVKNRNSSGCLIVRKKGSNGLGGSPASGSRRVLGSKEEKKRARLDLSDSESSHELLVPPRRRVAPETIRVCNGLNVSEKGIVEESEIGRKRDREEHSRLNEVGRNGEDQSERKRDRLGVFEFDEYDGIDVESVRRKRFNDVGAEVGGRRFLESMPVGESGVQRECMTGSSRQSVEKRKKYYYERTSGLSQGDHVDRIKLEMDREEARRPISSLRDKYLGDSDEPIRVQGKNGVLKVMVNKNKRVGRSLSSYDQHESEANWRGSKKNDNVNRNVMTHPSYSSESRSREKPGSFVRKQENQLNLQKSLSTRKTEEHDSSSEDSDTSLRPSSKNVEARNSAKRFLSTKNGISPRDLEDDDMPPKLGSKNVESRNYKRRLLTKNVRDAHLESEASNMSLKVGSKKVESCNMKKSAMTKYSKGADTDSEDSDTSPKMVAKSMEARYSTKRLTSGGEKMPSGELLPSKVKAGKVRRGSGTEKQKLREQIKEMLLNAGWTIDYRPRRNRDYLDAVYINLSGTAYWSIIKAYDALQKQLNEDDEEAKPTGDGSFTPLSEEVLSQLTRKTRKKIEKEMKKQQKEGSESENAEDVWVKRSASARHEEESMDNGSQEEKLSSFIKHGSKSSKSRVSENGQSSSHHLRDSAEKLFPASGSYQLQGQKSRKLGRCTLLIRNSNKGLNSETDGFIPYGGKRTLLSWLIDTGSVQLSQKVQYKNRRRTKVMLEGWIARDGIHCGCCSKILTVSKFEIHAGSKLRQPFQNIYLDSGMSLLQCQIDAWVKQEKSDRIGFHDVDIDGDDPNDDTCGICGDGGDLICCDGCPSTFHQSCLDIQMLPPGDWHCPYCACKFCGKASDDIGHQENDSTVHALLSCALCEKKCHQSCTLDISLPVDSNSSFTYFCGQKCKELSEQIQNYLGVKLELEGGYSWSLIHRMDADSDTSSRGLPQRVECNSKLAVALAVMDECFLPIIDRRSGINLLHNVLYNCSSNFNRLNYGGFYTAILERGDEIISAASIRFHGTQLAEMPFIGTRHIYRRQGMCRRLFCAIEAALRSLKVEKMIIPAISELAHTWTGVFGFTPLENSLKQELRSMNVLVFPGIDMLQKLLQRENSEEDVSRAVNAKQMEIIGKHSTPCIVDNKSDLDASVGRDSLVCDDGHLQDAKVMNDRVTAADSDSQGPGVSLSNASEMSNSVDASHELQIPVSLEGTCIDSESGDKVAESVLDGKCHPISVMNSDRENKSISNSSIKFGAPFSKEASATAMDSDSQCQSVSLSDTPLVSSSMDAFNEGGIPVLLEGADSESEDKLAESASNKEGVISDSSPRPCAIERKGQKVLVPHNRENAQSCEGDNVEDGHALHANVATSQELTIPVSLDETLCADSKSGDKSSMCASSMEDKTVPDISPHALKMKNEPALNSFVEDNAQDCNEGNVATSQELRISVLVEGIVATDSQLGDKFIGGQIY from the exons ATGGACGAGCGAATGAGATCTGGCGATCCTCCTGGGGTTAAGAATAGGAACTCCTCCGGTTGTTTGATCGTGAGAAAGAAGGGTAGTAATGGACTTGGCGGGTCTCCTGCTTCGGGTTCCAGGAGGGTTTTAGGGtcgaaggaggagaagaagagggctAGGTTGGATTTGAGCGATTCTGAGTCTAGTCATGAGCTCTTAGTGCCTCCTCGTAGAAGGGTCGCCCCTGAAACAATTCGGGTCTGTAATGGTTTGAATGTTTCTGAGAAAGGCATTGTGGAGGAGAGTGAAATTGGTAGAAAGAGGGATAGGGAAGAGCATTCTAGGCTTAACGAGGTTGGTAGGAATGGTGAAGACCAGAGTGAAAGGAAGAGGGATAGGTTAGGtgtatttgaatttgatgaatATGATGGGATCGATGTGGAGAGTGTGAGGAGGAAGCGTTTCAATGATGTTGGAGCAGAAGTTGGGGGCAGAAGGTTTTTGGAGTCAATGCCTGTAGGTGAAAGTGGTGTTCAGAGGGAATGCATGACAGGTTCCAGCAGACAATCTGTTGAGAAGaggaaaaaatattattatgagAGGACAAGTGGGCTTAGTCAAGGAGATCATGTTGATAGGATTAAGTTGGAGATGGATAGGGAAGAAGCTCGGCGACCTATATCGTCATTACGAGATAAGTACTTGGGTGATTCAGATGAACCCATTAGGGTCCAGGGAAAGAATGGTGTTTTGAAGGTGATGGTAAACAAGAACAAGAGGGTTGGTAGGTCCCTGAGCAGTTATGATCAACATGAATCTGAGGCAAACTGGAGGGGTTCAAAGAAGAATGATAACGTGAACAGGAATGTTATGACGCATCCTTCATATTCTAGTGAATCAAGAAGTCGTGAGAAACCTGGTTCATTCGTTAGGAAACAGGAAAATCAGttaaatttacaaaaatcaTTGTCAACTAGAAAGACTGAGGAACATGACTCAAGTTCAGAGGACAGTGATACATCGTTGAGGCCCAGCTCAAAGAATGTGGAGGCTCGTAATTCTGCAAAGAGATTTTTATCAACAAAGAATGGGATCAGTCCTCGGGATTTAGAGGATGACGATATGCCACCAAAGCTGGGATCAAAGAACGTTGAATCTCGCAATTATAAGAGGAGACTATTAACTAAAAACGTTAGGGATGCCCATTTAGAATCAGAAGCCAGCAATATGTCCCTGAAGGTGGGATCGAAGAAAGTGGAATCTTGTAATATGAAGAAATCAGCTATGACTAAATACAGCAAGGGTGCTGACACAGATTCGGAGGACAGTGATACATCTCCGAAGATGGTAGCAAAAAGTATGGAAGCTCGTTATTCTACAAAGAGGCTGACTTCTGGAGGTGAAAAAATGCCATCCGGTGAGCTCCTTCCTTCAAAAGTTAAAGCAGGAAAGGTTAGGCGTGGTAGTGGGACAGAAAAGCAAAAACTGCGTGAACAGATAAAGGAGATGCTTCTGAATGCTGGATGGACGATAGATTATCGACCCAGAAGGAACAGAGACTACCTAGATGCAGTGTATATTAATCTCAGTGGAACTGCTTACTGGTCCATTATCAAGGCTTATGATGCACTTCAAAAGCAATtaaatgaagatgatgaagaggcCAAACCTACTGGTGATGGTTCTTTCACCCCATTGTCAGAAGAGGTGCTTAGCCAATTGACAAGGAAGACTCGAAAgaagattgagaaagaaatgaagaagCAGCAAAAAGAAGGCAGTGAGAGTGAGAATGCAGAGGATGTTTGGGTGAAAAGGTCTGCAAGTGCCAGGCACGAGGAGGAAAGCATGGACAATGGCAgccaagaagagaaactaagCTCCTTTATAAAGCACGGTAGTAAGTCTTCAAAGAGTAGAGTGAGTGAAAATGGTCAAAGCTCAAGCCATCATTTGCGTGATAGTGCTGAAAAACTATTCCCTGCGTCTGGTTCCTATCAGTTGCAAGGACAAAAAAGTAGAAAACTTGGCAGATGTACTTTGCTAATTAGAAATTCTAACAAGGGGCTTAATTCAGAAACTGATGGCTTTATTCCATATGGTGGAAAACGTACTCTACTTTCCTGGCTGATTGATACTGGAAGTGTGCAGTTGAGCCAAAAGGTACAGTATAAGAACCGCAGAAGGACAAAAGTGATGCTGGAGGGGTGGATTGCAAGAGATGGTATCCATTGTGGTTGTTGTAGTAAGATCCTCACAGTATCAAAGTTTGAGATACATGCTGGAAGCAAATTACGCCAGCCATTTCAGAACATATATTTGGACTCAGGAATGTCCTTACTTCAGTGTCAGATTGATGCATGGGTTAAGCAAGAGAAGTCTGATCGTATTGGGTTCCACGATGTAGACATTGATGGTGATGACCCAAATGATGATACTTGTGGCATCTGTGGAGATGGTGGGGATCTGATATGTTGTGATGGCTGCCCTTCCACTTTTCACCAGAGCTGCTTAGATATACAG ATGCTTCCCCCAGGTGATTGGCACTGTCCATATTGTGCATGCAAATTTTGTGGGAAAGCCAGTGATGATATTGGTCATCAAGAGAATGATTCAACTGTTCATGCACTTCTCAGCTGTGCTCTTTGCGAGAAGAAGT GTCACCAATCATGCACACTGGATATTTCTCTTCCAGTTGACTCCAATAGTTCGTTTACTTATTTTTGTGGGCAGAAATGCAAAGAG CTCTCTGAGCAGATACAGAATTATCTTGGTGTTAAACTTGAACTGGAAGGAGGATATTCATGGTCACTCATTCATAGAATGGATGCAGATTCAGACACATCATCCCGAGGACTTCCTCAAAGAGTGGAATGCAATTCCAAGCTAGCTGTTGCATTGGCAGTTATGGATGAATGTTTTTTGCCCATTATTGACAGGAGAAGTGGAATCAATTTACTgcacaatgttctttataaCTGCAG TTCAAATTTCAATCGGCTGAACTATGGTGGATTCTACACTGCTATTCTGGAGAGGGGTGATGAAATTATATCTGCCGCATCTATCAG GTTCCATGGCACTCAGTTGGCAGAGATGCCATTTATTGGAACTCGCCATATATATAGGCGTCAAGGGATGTGCCGTCGTTTATTTTGCGCCATTGAAGCG GCTCTCCGTTCTCTCAAAGTTGAGAAAATGATTATCCCTGCAATCTCGGAGCTTGCACATACATGGACAGGAGTTTTTGGTTTTACTCCTCTTGAGAATTCACTTAAGCAAGAATTGAGGTCCATGAATGTGCTGGTTTTCCCTGGTATAGACATGTTGCAGAAGCTCCTCCAGCGAGAGAATAGCGAAGAGGATGTCTCTCGTGCAG tAAATGCAAAGCAAATGGAGATCATAGGCAAGCATTCTACTCCGTGTATTGTTGATAATAAATCTGATTTGGATGCTTCTGTTGGACGTGATAGTCTTGTGTGTGATGATGGTCACTTGCAAGATGCCAAAGTGATGAATGATAGAGTGACTGCTGCAGATTCTGATTCCCAAGGCCCAGGTGTATCCTTAAGCAATGCTTCTGAGATGAGTAATTCCGTGGATGCTTCTCATGAACTTCAAATTCCAGTTTCACTTGAAGGGACATGTATTGATTCTGAATCAGGAGATAAGGTAGCAGAATCTGTTTTGGACGGAAAATGCCACCCAATTTCTGTTATGAATTCCGACAGGGAAAATAAATCCATATCGAATTCTTCTATTAAATTTGGTGCTCCCTTTTCTAAAGAGGCTAGCGCAACTGCTATGGACTCTGATTCTCAGTGTCAAAGTGTTTCGTTGAGTGATACTCCCTTGGTAAGTAGTTCAATGGATGCTTTTAATGAAGGTGGAATTCCAGTTTTACTAGAGGGTGCTGATTCTGAATCAGAAGACAAGTTGGCGGAATCTGCTTCCAACAAGGAAGGTGTCATCTCTGATTCGAGTCCCAGGCCGTGTGCAATAGAGAGAAAAGGTCAGAAAGTATTGGTTCCTCACAACAGAGAGAATGCTCAGTCTTGTGAAGGAGATAATGTGGAGGATGGCCATGCACTGCATGCTAATGTTGCCACATCCCAGGAACTAACAATTCCAGTTTCACTTGACGAAACTTTATGTGCTGATTCCAAATCAGGAGACAAATCATCTATGTGTGCATCCAGCATGGAAGATAAAACTGTCCCTGATATAAGTCCTCATGCTTTGAAGATGAAAAATGAGCCAGCATTGAATTCTTTTGTAGAAGATAATGCTCAGGATTGTAATGAAGGCAATGTTGCTACTTCTCAGGAACTTAGAATCTCTGTCTTGGTTGAGGGTATTGTGGCTACTGATTCTCAACTGGGGGACAAATTTATTGGGGGACAGATTTACTGA
- the LOC120014600 gene encoding uncharacterized protein LOC120014600 isoform X3: MDERMRSGDPPGVKNRNSSGCLIVRKKGSNGLGGSPASGSRRVLGSKEEKKRARLDLSDSESSHELLVPPRRRVAPETIRVCNGLNVSEKGIVEESEIGRKRDREEHSRLNEVGRNGEDQSERKRDRLGVFEFDEYDGIDVESVRRKRFNDVGAEVGGRRFLESMPVGESGVQRECMTGSSRQSVEKRKKYYYERTSGLSQGDHVDRIKLEMDREEARRPISSLRDKYLGDSDEPIRVQGKNGVLKVMVNKNKRVGRSLSSYDQHESEANWRGSKKNDNVNRNVMTHPSYSSESRSREKPGSFVRKQENQLNLQKSLSTRKTEEHDSSSEDSDTSLRPSSKNVEARNSAKRFLSTKNGISPRDLEDDDMPPKLGSKNVESRNYKRRLLTKNVRDAHLESEASNMSLKVGSKKVESCNMKKSAMTKYSKGADTDSEDSDTSPKMVAKSMEARYSTKRLTSGGEKMPSGELLPSKVKAGKVRRGSGTEKQKLREQIKEMLLNAGWTIDYRPRRNRDYLDAVYINLSGTAYWSIIKAYDALQKQLNEDDEEAKPTGDGSFTPLSEEVLSQLTRKTRKKIEKEMKKQQKEGSESENAEDVWVKRSASARHEEESMDNGSQEEKLSSFIKHGSKSSKSRVSENGQSSSHHLRDSAEKLFPASGSYQLQGQKSRKLGRCTLLIRNSNKGLNSETDGFIPYGGKRTLLSWLIDTGSVQLSQKVQYKNRRRTKVMLEGWIARDGIHCGCCSKILTVSKFEIHAGSKLRQPFQNIYLDSGMSLLQCQIDAWVKQEKSDRIGFHDVDIDGDDPNDDTCGICGDGGDLICCDGCPSTFHQSCLDIQMLPPGDWHCPYCACKFCGKASDDIGHQENDSTVHALLSCALCEKKCHQSCTLDISLPVDSNSSFTYFCGQKCKELSEQIQNYLGVKLELEGGYSWSLIHRMDADSDTSSRGLPQRVECNSKLAVALAVMDECFLPIIDRRSGINLLHNVLYNCSSNFNRLNYGGFYTAILERGDEIISAASIRFHGTQLAEMPFIGTRHIYRRQGMCRRLFCAIEAALRSLKVEKMIIPAISELAHTWTGVFGFTPLENSLKQELRSMNVLVFPGIDMLQKLLQRENSEEDVSRAGLLNAKQMEIIGKHSTPCIVDNKSDLDASVGRDSLVCDDGHLQDAKVMNDRVTAADSDSQGPGVSLSNASEMSNSVDASHELQIPVSLEGTCIDSESGDKVAESVLDGKCHPISVMNSDRENKSISNSSIKFGAPFSKEASATAMDSDSQCQSVSLSDTPLVSSSMDAFNEGGIPVLLEGADSESEDKLAESASNKEGQKVLVPHNRENAQSCEGDNVEDGHALHANVATSQELTIPVSLDETLCADSKSGDKSSMCASSMEDKTVPDISPHALKMKNEPALNSFVEDNAQDCNEGNVATSQELRISVLVEGIVATDSQLGDKFIGGQIY; this comes from the exons ATGGACGAGCGAATGAGATCTGGCGATCCTCCTGGGGTTAAGAATAGGAACTCCTCCGGTTGTTTGATCGTGAGAAAGAAGGGTAGTAATGGACTTGGCGGGTCTCCTGCTTCGGGTTCCAGGAGGGTTTTAGGGtcgaaggaggagaagaagagggctAGGTTGGATTTGAGCGATTCTGAGTCTAGTCATGAGCTCTTAGTGCCTCCTCGTAGAAGGGTCGCCCCTGAAACAATTCGGGTCTGTAATGGTTTGAATGTTTCTGAGAAAGGCATTGTGGAGGAGAGTGAAATTGGTAGAAAGAGGGATAGGGAAGAGCATTCTAGGCTTAACGAGGTTGGTAGGAATGGTGAAGACCAGAGTGAAAGGAAGAGGGATAGGTTAGGtgtatttgaatttgatgaatATGATGGGATCGATGTGGAGAGTGTGAGGAGGAAGCGTTTCAATGATGTTGGAGCAGAAGTTGGGGGCAGAAGGTTTTTGGAGTCAATGCCTGTAGGTGAAAGTGGTGTTCAGAGGGAATGCATGACAGGTTCCAGCAGACAATCTGTTGAGAAGaggaaaaaatattattatgagAGGACAAGTGGGCTTAGTCAAGGAGATCATGTTGATAGGATTAAGTTGGAGATGGATAGGGAAGAAGCTCGGCGACCTATATCGTCATTACGAGATAAGTACTTGGGTGATTCAGATGAACCCATTAGGGTCCAGGGAAAGAATGGTGTTTTGAAGGTGATGGTAAACAAGAACAAGAGGGTTGGTAGGTCCCTGAGCAGTTATGATCAACATGAATCTGAGGCAAACTGGAGGGGTTCAAAGAAGAATGATAACGTGAACAGGAATGTTATGACGCATCCTTCATATTCTAGTGAATCAAGAAGTCGTGAGAAACCTGGTTCATTCGTTAGGAAACAGGAAAATCAGttaaatttacaaaaatcaTTGTCAACTAGAAAGACTGAGGAACATGACTCAAGTTCAGAGGACAGTGATACATCGTTGAGGCCCAGCTCAAAGAATGTGGAGGCTCGTAATTCTGCAAAGAGATTTTTATCAACAAAGAATGGGATCAGTCCTCGGGATTTAGAGGATGACGATATGCCACCAAAGCTGGGATCAAAGAACGTTGAATCTCGCAATTATAAGAGGAGACTATTAACTAAAAACGTTAGGGATGCCCATTTAGAATCAGAAGCCAGCAATATGTCCCTGAAGGTGGGATCGAAGAAAGTGGAATCTTGTAATATGAAGAAATCAGCTATGACTAAATACAGCAAGGGTGCTGACACAGATTCGGAGGACAGTGATACATCTCCGAAGATGGTAGCAAAAAGTATGGAAGCTCGTTATTCTACAAAGAGGCTGACTTCTGGAGGTGAAAAAATGCCATCCGGTGAGCTCCTTCCTTCAAAAGTTAAAGCAGGAAAGGTTAGGCGTGGTAGTGGGACAGAAAAGCAAAAACTGCGTGAACAGATAAAGGAGATGCTTCTGAATGCTGGATGGACGATAGATTATCGACCCAGAAGGAACAGAGACTACCTAGATGCAGTGTATATTAATCTCAGTGGAACTGCTTACTGGTCCATTATCAAGGCTTATGATGCACTTCAAAAGCAATtaaatgaagatgatgaagaggcCAAACCTACTGGTGATGGTTCTTTCACCCCATTGTCAGAAGAGGTGCTTAGCCAATTGACAAGGAAGACTCGAAAgaagattgagaaagaaatgaagaagCAGCAAAAAGAAGGCAGTGAGAGTGAGAATGCAGAGGATGTTTGGGTGAAAAGGTCTGCAAGTGCCAGGCACGAGGAGGAAAGCATGGACAATGGCAgccaagaagagaaactaagCTCCTTTATAAAGCACGGTAGTAAGTCTTCAAAGAGTAGAGTGAGTGAAAATGGTCAAAGCTCAAGCCATCATTTGCGTGATAGTGCTGAAAAACTATTCCCTGCGTCTGGTTCCTATCAGTTGCAAGGACAAAAAAGTAGAAAACTTGGCAGATGTACTTTGCTAATTAGAAATTCTAACAAGGGGCTTAATTCAGAAACTGATGGCTTTATTCCATATGGTGGAAAACGTACTCTACTTTCCTGGCTGATTGATACTGGAAGTGTGCAGTTGAGCCAAAAGGTACAGTATAAGAACCGCAGAAGGACAAAAGTGATGCTGGAGGGGTGGATTGCAAGAGATGGTATCCATTGTGGTTGTTGTAGTAAGATCCTCACAGTATCAAAGTTTGAGATACATGCTGGAAGCAAATTACGCCAGCCATTTCAGAACATATATTTGGACTCAGGAATGTCCTTACTTCAGTGTCAGATTGATGCATGGGTTAAGCAAGAGAAGTCTGATCGTATTGGGTTCCACGATGTAGACATTGATGGTGATGACCCAAATGATGATACTTGTGGCATCTGTGGAGATGGTGGGGATCTGATATGTTGTGATGGCTGCCCTTCCACTTTTCACCAGAGCTGCTTAGATATACAG ATGCTTCCCCCAGGTGATTGGCACTGTCCATATTGTGCATGCAAATTTTGTGGGAAAGCCAGTGATGATATTGGTCATCAAGAGAATGATTCAACTGTTCATGCACTTCTCAGCTGTGCTCTTTGCGAGAAGAAGT GTCACCAATCATGCACACTGGATATTTCTCTTCCAGTTGACTCCAATAGTTCGTTTACTTATTTTTGTGGGCAGAAATGCAAAGAG CTCTCTGAGCAGATACAGAATTATCTTGGTGTTAAACTTGAACTGGAAGGAGGATATTCATGGTCACTCATTCATAGAATGGATGCAGATTCAGACACATCATCCCGAGGACTTCCTCAAAGAGTGGAATGCAATTCCAAGCTAGCTGTTGCATTGGCAGTTATGGATGAATGTTTTTTGCCCATTATTGACAGGAGAAGTGGAATCAATTTACTgcacaatgttctttataaCTGCAG TTCAAATTTCAATCGGCTGAACTATGGTGGATTCTACACTGCTATTCTGGAGAGGGGTGATGAAATTATATCTGCCGCATCTATCAG GTTCCATGGCACTCAGTTGGCAGAGATGCCATTTATTGGAACTCGCCATATATATAGGCGTCAAGGGATGTGCCGTCGTTTATTTTGCGCCATTGAAGCG GCTCTCCGTTCTCTCAAAGTTGAGAAAATGATTATCCCTGCAATCTCGGAGCTTGCACATACATGGACAGGAGTTTTTGGTTTTACTCCTCTTGAGAATTCACTTAAGCAAGAATTGAGGTCCATGAATGTGCTGGTTTTCCCTGGTATAGACATGTTGCAGAAGCTCCTCCAGCGAGAGAATAGCGAAGAGGATGTCTCTCGTGCAGGTTTAT tAAATGCAAAGCAAATGGAGATCATAGGCAAGCATTCTACTCCGTGTATTGTTGATAATAAATCTGATTTGGATGCTTCTGTTGGACGTGATAGTCTTGTGTGTGATGATGGTCACTTGCAAGATGCCAAAGTGATGAATGATAGAGTGACTGCTGCAGATTCTGATTCCCAAGGCCCAGGTGTATCCTTAAGCAATGCTTCTGAGATGAGTAATTCCGTGGATGCTTCTCATGAACTTCAAATTCCAGTTTCACTTGAAGGGACATGTATTGATTCTGAATCAGGAGATAAGGTAGCAGAATCTGTTTTGGACGGAAAATGCCACCCAATTTCTGTTATGAATTCCGACAGGGAAAATAAATCCATATCGAATTCTTCTATTAAATTTGGTGCTCCCTTTTCTAAAGAGGCTAGCGCAACTGCTATGGACTCTGATTCTCAGTGTCAAAGTGTTTCGTTGAGTGATACTCCCTTGGTAAGTAGTTCAATGGATGCTTTTAATGAAGGTGGAATTCCAGTTTTACTAGAGGGTGCTGATTCTGAATCAGAAGACAAGTTGGCGGAATCTGCTTCCAACAAGGAAG GTCAGAAAGTATTGGTTCCTCACAACAGAGAGAATGCTCAGTCTTGTGAAGGAGATAATGTGGAGGATGGCCATGCACTGCATGCTAATGTTGCCACATCCCAGGAACTAACAATTCCAGTTTCACTTGACGAAACTTTATGTGCTGATTCCAAATCAGGAGACAAATCATCTATGTGTGCATCCAGCATGGAAGATAAAACTGTCCCTGATATAAGTCCTCATGCTTTGAAGATGAAAAATGAGCCAGCATTGAATTCTTTTGTAGAAGATAATGCTCAGGATTGTAATGAAGGCAATGTTGCTACTTCTCAGGAACTTAGAATCTCTGTCTTGGTTGAGGGTATTGTGGCTACTGATTCTCAACTGGGGGACAAATTTATTGGGGGACAGATTTACTGA